ttacgaaaggatcgttgcatagaatgttagaatctagcatattctataagtagcaagaatttgatattctttcacttatgaaaaaggatttggagttgtgaaatgagaatgattggaaatgtgctcaatttggtctatttcacaaagtaagaaccataggtaaacattgtgtgcatgctaagagcatgggacaagtgtaataattcaagtaagaagttgattacccgaaacgacaaataatgagtaatcgatatggtgataaataaaaggtgttttatttatactcaaaggtttgaggccatatgggattagtattattcttgtgtttcactttgcatgttttgacttccagaataatttaatcggttaagaacagtcaaattatttaaacggccacagtcattcatatgattggaagtagatatgaatgaagattgtcatgaattggtgtgtggattgtctaaagagcattagacataagcaaatgtttgctgcaacgttcatgagtgcttacgaatatgatttgagcattggattagacccacgctcacttagatcactccatggattgtgtcacaagtgattggtgagacgataacatcttatattcttgaaaccaagatgtgtgagttgtatcttgcgaatcggtttcacattgataatatgtaaacgcactagtaacttggtgttataaaacatattgttgtgtgtgattcggtgagtgagtacaagcaagcattgtatcaaagtttatccgttccttttatccaaagtaggataaaagcgatatctttgggcccctcgatgatttagtgatgacaaacgtaaatgctcggccgggctagggctaatttgatttgttcaattagtcaatcgtcataaatcgggaatcgagaaatagtacaaagagaatgattggaaatcgtgtctcatacgatatctagaatggaggaatatatgatcccttatctaaggacacacgtatttgataagatcagagttgacagcggctttggaatgctacgattgtagatcaggatctgaagtcatacacataatagttattagacttatccaagtgggagactgttggattagtgtctaagtccataactattttggtatgtacttgacccgatggtgcatggtccttttgggttgccttcaccaaagcaacttgataggatgaattatggagagaaaggattaaatatgatttattaatatattatgagaataatatattaaaggagaaatcatattgtttaattaatattagtcaagaattaattagtaactagttttgtgactaaaagagattaattaaacttaagggactaaaattataattataagataattgcaatttgggctatggactgtcttaaattaaggagttgacgaattctatggggaagcccataaggaaatcgtccaaggccttaattaaaggagtctatgggttgcttagggcttaagcatccaaattagggttttcttgttagataaccctaatagcctcactataaatagaccccttaaggaccaaaaacgtggctaagcttggttctagggtttcacacgtttttgggcagcctccatcctctctcctcttcatcctcttgcttatggtgtttgtaaaccattagaggagtgacatttgtgactctaagctgtctaaagtcaatacaaggagatttgggattgttattgctacataacaatcaaggtaacatcttaaacctattctcatgttaatatgattacttgtatgctagaattagggtttatagtcttggataacttgcatgtacaatagagaaacctagatccaagcattagggtttgtatgaccacataggatgttcttaggaccaaaacccatcaaaaagtccgtaaaaaatccataacttctccaTCCGGTGTCCGTTAtcgtcagactttttatcgttgcgctactattgttgagatcttcgattctcatttaggttgtttcggccaaaaaTCCCTCGATCTCTACTTCGAGTTTTTAGCTAACTACCGCTAtcccgaaacttagaaaaatcataacttcctcatacgaagtcggattttgacgttctttttatgcacgttcacaGGTTAGTacaatctacgactttcgtttagatacccaaggctaaaagtattttattgaaatttctcttTTTACGTTTGTTAGTGTTTTACCGGTGTTGGCACAAATTTTTGattggttataacttcttcgttataacttagattttagtgttctctatatttctgaaaaccttgacaCGATAACTATCATTTTAGTCAACCTAATAGAAACTTTTGAACATTCTATTTTTGACGCTAATTTCATTACatcaaaagagattacaattcttgactttttaggtcattacattgattcgaaatatcgggttgtcacagatgatAGGTTTTTTTTTGGTGATTATTCCCTTCCAGATCTTGAAACCAACAAGGAACTCCGAAGATGTAACGTGATCGATGAGGTTTCTGTTGGTCATAGCTCAACGTCTTTGTCGCAGGAACGACGGTTTCAGATGGTGGTTTCAGAGTCAGAGTCTTTGTTGTTTGCAGATGACCAAATACACAAAATCCTAGCTCTTTAAATATCGATTTGTCTTCCTGATCAAAGGTTGGTGGTAGCGGAGAAGATGGGGGTTGAAGATGAAAACCCTAATCGGAGTGTTCATGGGGTTTGAACTGTGGTGGTAGTATTTTGACATGTGTTGGTGGTAGAAAGGCAGTGGTGGTGACGTTAAAAGGAGGCAGCAAAATGTGTGGCACTAGCGACATTCAAATCAAATGTGTTCTGATCGGTGATGGCGGGATTTTAGAAGCATTCATGAGGTGGTGGTAATGACGGTTGTTGCCGGAAAATTAATGTTGGTGGTGGTGTTGAACTGGTGgcaggtgatggtggtggtggtccgAAAAATTAGGCTTGAATTCATCagattttttttcatattctcTTGTTCTTGGCTCGTGGGGGTGTTGAcatgtgatggtggtggtggtctgATGGTGGTTCGCTAGCGTTCCGATGGTGGTTCGCTAGCGTTCAAATGGTGGTCCGATAACTGCTTTAGGGGTGTTCCCAAGTCTCCGGTGACTTGCTCCGGTGAAGTAAAGAGATCAAGTGAGAGAGGGTATAAATTATGGGGTAGTGGTAGggtatttttttttgtctttttaaaaaaaattatttagaaaattgacagagtaattaaaaaaaaagggggggggggggggggattggaAAACACCAAGGGTAAATTTGTCTTTATAAGAAGTTTAAAATTTTGAACCAAAGTCacatcaaaatcaaacttttggatcactggtgctagtccaaatttttttggaccaaagtgacaattttttaTATGATGTATGTTTAAAAACGACTAATTAATAAGTAAGTTTATAGAACATTTTTGATAGATAAGATATAttagttatttttatttaaaaatgctattggaataatttatgtttaaaaatgattaattaaataaatgagtttaTAGAACATTTTCGATAGTTTTTTTTTGGGAAAGGCaagaaaattttataaaaaacagACTAGCAAGATGTTAAACAAAATCACATATTACAAGCCAAACGAAGAGAAAAACACAACACTAAACTATGTCTTTTAGCTCTATATTTCATCTAGTTAAACACCAAGACTTTAATGTCATCCATAACTTTTTGTGGAGTGCACTTTGAATTTATGAAAATAACTGCATTTTTGCATTCCAAACGCTCCATAACATGGTAAAAATAAAAGCTAATATGAGCTTCAATAATTGTTTATTCCCACAAACCTCTTTAAGCAACCTCTTTAGCTACCTCAAACGACTCGAAATAAGCCGGAAAGGCACCACTCCACGAAACAAGTCAATTCCAAATCTCACGAGCAAACGAGTTATTGAAGAACACATGATCAATGTTCTCCTCCAAATTGTCGAAGGAACATAAACTAGAGAAGGCATACAAACCTTTCATAGTAAGATTCGATGCAAGAGGAATTCGATTTTTGAAAAGCCTCCATGACAAGCAAGAAACTTTTGAAGGAACCCAATTGCATTAGGAAAAGCTATCAATACAAGAATCGCAATCTTTTCCAATCATACTAGGATATAAATTTTAGGGAAGAACTCCTTAAGTgtaactttcctctttatttatCTTTCCAAAAGAAAGTATGATCATAACTATACACCACTCCCTCAAGACATATATCATTATCAAGTAATTCATTCTTACTAGATGCAATATTAAGCCAAGTAACATAGTTGAACCATTGTAATACTCttaaaaaaagagaaattaaattgctTCTTACCATTTGTGTCTACAAATTTCCTACCCACTAACATTATTACAAGTATTATCTttccatatttttttaactatCTCATTAAGATTATATTAGGAATATATCAAATTAAATTAAACTGAATGATGgaatgatgacacatgtcaaaatatTAATGGGCAGAAATATTTGTaggcataaaaaaataaaagataatttaatttcttaaaaagatatatataacagtttgattatttaaaaaaaaaaaaaaaaaaaaagaaccttTTTTACTGGATGAAATCGAGTGAAAAGACAAAACCAAAAATTAGATCCATCTTTCATACTAAAAagtattatattttttataagcTATTGCCTATTGGAAGCATCCTATAAAATCAAACAGGCGATGATTGCAAGTTCACAAGTACCAACAATGGTAATGGTGTTGAGTCCAATCCATTGTTAGTTGTTACCAACCCCAGCACGATTTAAATACTCCCGGCCATCGGCATCAGCCGCCGTCCCCTCCATTTTCATACGCCGGTTTGAAGGTTTTGTTTTTTCTCATTTGTCTTTCCCTCAGCCCTCAGGTCACGTCATTTGGAAGTTTCTACTCATTCTTTCTTTATGGTTATAGCTTTTTCTTTCATCTTCAACGTAACTAGTTGGAAAATGAACCCCGAAGACGAAGTCAACCTCCACGCATCTCCTTTTTCCTTCCTTCAATCATCTGTCAAACAACCAAACTTTGTATTTCACGTTTGGGAGACCCGACAAAACACCAACAATTCAAGAATTTTTTGGGTTCCAACAATCATGGTTCGTTGCTCACCAACTGTTCGCCGAATTGTCTAAAAGAAATGGAACACTTTCTTGATTCAAATATTGTATAATTCCGATACTGTCATCTCTTATCCCAGGTCTTCTCTTCACTTTGTGTGTGTAAGCTTTCTTTACTTGTGATTGCTTTTCGTCTGCTGGGTTCTTCAAATGGAGGGTAAAAGCCTCTCTGTTATTGTTCCCGACGCTGATGAGGCAAGTAGCAGTGTAACAAAAGATTCCGAAACTCTGTCAGAACTCTCTCACTCTACACGTAAATTAGGTGTAATTCTCAATGAATTTAAAGAAAACAAGATCATGGAGACTTCTCCCATTAGAAAAGCTGTTGACTCTCTTGAAACAGAGCTACAAAGGGCTAAGGCTTTGGTTGCAAGTCCCCTTTATTCATCTTCACCAAACAAGCGAATTGAAGAGATCACAGAAAATCTTGGCAGATCAATAGGCCTTGTGCTGTTTGCTAGTCATGATGTTTCTTTGACTGGTAAAGAAAAACTTGAAACTTTAAGGAGAGAGATGATGAGTGTTGCACAGTTCAGTGCTGCAAGTTCTGATAGTAAATCAGACTTTCTTGATGATGTTGAAACAGAAGAAAACGAGGAAGATGATGAAGAGGAGGAGAATGTTGTTGGAGAGATAGTTGAAGAGGAAAAAGTTGTTTCATGTTCTACTGTTGAAGATATCGTTTTGTACCTCAAGTGTGGAGATGATGAACAGCTAAAACTTGCACTTTTTGCTTTGGACACGTTAATAAAGGATCATAAAGCTACAAATGAATGGATTGATTCTGAAGGAATTGTCCCAATTCTTTTCAATAGGTTAACTTCAGCAAAACCACTTAATCGCTTGAGTATCATTCAAAATCTGAGATCCCTTGTTGCACAAAATGATGGTATTAAGGTATGTATCTTCTTTCTTTCACTtctagtgtgtgtatgtgtgtgtgtaactGTGTGTTTTACCGGTCAAATAACGTGCAGAGCAAGATGACAGAGGTAGAGTATTTGTCAGCActggtcaaatctttgactcgtGAAGAGGAAGAACAGAAAGAAGCAGTAAGCTTGTTATCATCTCTTTCTGATGTTTCTGATGTGAGAAGAAGAATTGGAAGAATTCAAGGATGCATAGTTATGTTAGTTGCTATTTTCAATGGTGAAGATCAAACAGCTTCACAAGATGCAGGAAGATTGTTAGCTGCTTTATCGAGCAATACCCAGAATGCCCTTCATATGGCAGAAGCTGGTTACTTTAAGCCTTTAATTAAGTATTTAACAGAAGGTAACTTCATCTAAGATTCAAAGCCTTTTACTTGATgtgttatttacttatttatttccAAGATTTCAAACCCATTAATAAAAATGATTAATTTGATAAATTCTTGCAGGATCTGACATGAGTAAAATTCTCATGGCAACTGCAATTTCAAGAATGGAGCTTAGAGATCAAACCATGGCTTCAATTGGAGAAGATGGTGCAATTCCACCTTTAGTTAAAATGTTCAAAGAAGGAAAACTTGAATCAAAACTCTCATCTTTAAGTGCCTTACAAAATTTATCCACATTAAAAGAAAACACACGAAGATTAATAAATTCCGGAATTGTCCCTTCACTACTTCAACTCATGTTTTCTGTAACATCTGTTCTCATGACACTTCGCGAACCAGCTTCAGCCATTCTTGCAAGAATTGCAAAGTCAGACTCCATGTTAGTCAACCATGGAATTGCCCTTCAAATGTTCTCACTTTTGAATCTTTCAAGTCCCATTATCCAACACCACCTTCTAGAAGCTCTAAACAGCATTGCATCTCATTCTACTGCTTCAAAAGTCagaagaaaaatgaaggaaaacGGATCAATTCAACttcttttaccttttcttgatcaaactaatcccAAAACAAGAACAGGTGCCTTCAATTTGATTTACACTTTATCTAAGGAATTATCCGATGAACTTACAGAACAATTAGGAGAAACTCATCTTATAATCATTGTAAACATTCTATCATCTTCAACATCCGAATCCGAAAAAGCTACAGCTGCTGGAATCCTGAGTAATCTTCCTGTTAATGACAAAAAAGCTACAGAGATACTCAAAAAGGCTAACTTACTACCTGTTCTTGTGTCCATTTGTTCAAAGCAAACAACTTTATCATcccatttgtttgaaaacatcgCGGGTATACtcattagatttacaatcacatCTGATGTGAAATTACAACTTTACTCAGCTGAAAATAAAGTAATCCCAGTTCTGATAAAGCTCTTATCAGAAGGGTCGATAGTTTCCAAAAGCAGAGCTGCAATCTCACTAGCACAGTTATCAAGAAACAGTTTAAATCTGAGAAGGGCAAAAATGTCAAGATGGTTATGTGTTCCTCCATCTGTGGAATCCTTCTGTGAAGTTCATAATGGTTACTGTTTTGTGAAGAGCAGTTTTTGTTTAGTGAAAGCAGGTGGTGTTCCTTTATTGATACAAGTCTTGAAAGGTAATGAAAGGGAAGGTGATGAAAATGTACTTGATGCTTTATCGAATCTTTTGCAAGAAGAGATATGGGAAAATGGGTGTGGGTTTATTGAGAAATTGGGTGGGATTGAAGCTGTTATAAAAGTTATGGAATTGGGGAGTTTAAAAACGAAAGAAAAAGCAGTTTGGATTTTGGAGAGAGTTTTTAGGGTTGAAGAGTATAGAGTTAAGTATGGGGAATCTGCTCAAGTGGTGTTGATTGATGTTGCACAAAATGGAGATTTGCAGTTGAAACCAATTGTGGCAAAGTTGTTGGCTCAACTTGAACTCTTGCAGGTTCAATCtagttatttttgatttttgatttttggaatattttgttttgtgaaaatcattTTTTTGGGTTCTTGATTTTGTATAAAAAGGATGTGTTACTATATTAATTGTATTGTACAAATATATGAAAATGAAAATTGTGTTGATTCAGAAGTTTGGTAATAGAAAGATGTTGGATTTTTTTGGAGCCTAATTTTCTatctaattataaaaatatctttcaaATACAAAGCGTTTTTCACTGTTAGAGATGGGTaaaattttgaaagtttaatgccctaataagaaaaaaagtaaaggtataatgttataattgggtagatttttaaaagtataatgccttgataagaaaaaaaaaattgaaagtatAGTGCTATGATAGgaaaaaatgaaagtaggatgctattaaaAGTTTTGCATTTAGCCTTGAAGTATATGAccaaaaaaaaagtttgaatACCTTATAACTCAAAAGTCTTAAGATTTGTGCTATTAATAACTTGTATTTATAATCAAATTCCAAGATTCCTGTTTATTGTTTAAATATGTGGATGTTGAAATTTGAATTTGCGTATAATTTTAATACATCGAAAGCAAATGTTGGAAGTCAATATTTGAATTCAAATCCCTTGAACACTACTTTAATTTGAATAAGATATAGAATGGCATACGGGAATCTTTTTGAAGTTGAATTTGATACTTATGCTTTCCATAAAATAATAAAGATTGATCTGGTTGATTGGACTAAAAAAAGTCAAGCTAATTAAACCGGGTCTTTCTAAATACATGAATCCAATTCCATTTACACGACGAATTGATTGACTTGATATATTACAGTTAGCAATTTAaccacttttaatatattaaattaattttccCTCGTCAAAATCACTTATTTAAAATTGATGATGATgtgatttttttcatttatattaAATACCCTTATATTTATATTGATTTTCTTACGCTTTCTAAAtctttagtttatatatatatatatatatatatatatatatatatatatatatatatatatatatatatatatatatatatatagggttaagttcaaatgagaacactatttaatgtgagaacgtgagaacactactttatgttactattctactatgaatttaatatatattgtattgtagtaattataatatgaatatattcaattttatattgctattctactataaaatttataaatatatgtggtAATTTAGTATATtctaatgtgaatgttaaatatgtgattgttcatatattcggtgattaataatattataaagttgtacatacaaaatgttaatgtgaatattaatgtgtgattgttcatatatttgttgatgaataatgtcatatcgttctatatacaaaattcatagtagaatagtaacataaagtcacgttctcacattaaaaagtgttctcatttgaacttaaccctatatatatatatatatatatatatatatatatatatatatatatatatatatatatatatatatatatactagttgtgagacccgtataatatacaggttgattaaaacaaaatgttaattacaaacgattaaatagaaattttatttgaatttgaaattgaaataagtgaaaactatgagaaaaaaaaatatgcaaagaataacttaattaaaattaTGAGTTTAGTGTCTACTAAACggattaattataacaaaatattaaacataaaggtttaaactgtaaatttatttggaattgaatttgaaatttaaaatttgatagtcataaggtttaatttatggaaagtaaatcaatgatatattgaaaatgaaaattaaagtaatgacaagtggaaaaaaaaatatatttcaaattatgacaaaatgacatgtggctaatcttatgagagaaggacatgtggcaaagtcatttttcatttattaaagtatatatatatatatatatatatatatatatatatatatatatatatatatatatataggaatgagttctatgaaaaacaaataactagggcaacatctaccagAAGGGTTAtttaccctaaaaatcataaataaataaaaaaaaaaaaatacttagagagcacaaaacttttttttgaattttttttttgaaaaaagcgtagctttttatacaaaatcggtgaaaaaaaaattgttttacaaaaaaaaatgattttttattcttttttcaacgattttttataaaaaaaaattcaaaattttttttgtgatctctaagtattttttttatgcatatatatatatatatatatatatatatatatatatatatatatatatatatatatatatatatttgctaaattaaaaaaaataaaaaaacaatttttttatttatagagatcttaataattataaataacaAACCATAAACTTGATTTTATTAATTATCAAATATTATAACTGTAGAATTGTTACAATTACTGTGTGTTGCAAATGGAGAATTGTAGGAATTCAGGCGAACAACATAAACAGTTTCTCATCCAGCAGATCGTGATGATCTGTTATGTCGATGACATAACCTAAAAGTATTTGCCACATTATGCACCCAATCCATCAATTCTTGACGAGAATTGAACATCTGGCATTTATATTATTATCAGTAGCTAACAAATGCATCAATGCTAACATTATTGTAACAATATACTAATGAATTTATACCTTATCCGTTTTGAATAGTGATGTGTCATTGAAGAAATAATTACTTTCATTCAAACTTTCATTTTCATCTGCTTCATTTGTGTCCTTTGGATGGATATCCGTTTCGAATGACGATCTGTCTTCGAAAAATAGTTACTTACATTCAAGTTATTATTTTCATCTACTTCATTTGTCTCCATTGGATAAATATCACCACTTTAAACATAACACATAGAAAAACATACATTtaacaaaaatacaataaaaaataagaaatgtTAAGTACAAATACCTCATAATATGTGTCACCCATCCATTCTTCCCAACTTGCCATTTTATAAAATCTATATTTATAACAAATATTGTATGTTTGCTTTTAATGAAAGTTACTTTCAAAATGACATTGCAAGTCGCTTTCAGTTTAACAAATAAGAAATATCAATTGTCTATataaagaaagaaattgaaaccaaattttcatttttatcccTTCTATTTTTGTTAATGTTTCATAGTTTATATTTCTTatttaacaaatttttttttattaatatttaataatatttaataatattcattaaTACTCTtcttgtaaatgtattcatgagATCATTTTAATTATACAACTTTTATGATTAAATAATATGTTTCTATTTGTTAGTTTTCAAAATTAATAAAGTTTCAAGGGTTTaagatataaattaaaaaaatttagggttttttctAAAACTACAATGTAAACTGGAGGTATAAAATTGTAATATTACATTTTGTCGATAGATTGATTGGCACACATTTTGACACGATAATTGAAATGATATATGTCAGTTgccatttttaatttattaaattgaaTAGATGTTGCTAGAATGAGTTAAAAATAGATGTTGCTTGAACAAGTTAATAGCGATTCTTTTGTTATTTTTTAGGTTTTTTAATACACATTAAATTATGATTAATTTACTTAATTTTACTTAAATAAATGTTGTTAGCAATGGGTTAGAAAAGTTATAAATTGGTCAGTCGTTAATAATAcgaattttgaaaataataaaatatattattaacatTTTGATGAAAAATAAATTTACTGAAAATGGTTAGAATACATAGtaatactaaaaataaaatatagaGCCTTAACGTTTTAATTGatattattttgaaaatatttataagACTAATCATATAGTTTTTCCAGatctatatatatttttaagaaaataaacCAATACTAGCCTATATAATAATAATGAAATTACAAACCGTATAGTATAATTATTAAGATTAAGTTTTCATCTATATATTTGAAATAGATAATAATGAAATTATTGGAATTCTAAAGAACAAGAAGGGTGTGTTTTGTAATTTATATCTAAGTGAAAGGGATTAAATTAgaaaagacataaaaacaattgcAATCATGTGAAATGACAAAAGTGATGGGACTGTTTATGTAGTAATCAAATCAATACTCTAAGGCTAAGGGGGCTAAGGGGTATTTTTGAATAATAGTAGGTTGCCACCAGCCTACTCAAAAAGTAAAGTGTCAGATCACCTTCACTACTAATCTACTATCAACCCACTAATCCTTAGAAATGGTTACCACTCcacatcattttttttcttttttatatttttgaataatattaaattaaattaaaaaataattcaaataaaacacacattaaaaacattaaattaaaaaacattgcattaattttTAAACACACAAACTTAAATCCTACAGTATTTaaaaaacaacaataaaaaaaatc
The genomic region above belongs to Lactuca sativa cultivar Salinas chromosome 4, Lsat_Salinas_v11, whole genome shotgun sequence and contains:
- the LOC111914759 gene encoding U-box domain-containing protein 44 — its product is MEGKSLSVIVPDADEASSSVTKDSETLSELSHSTRKLGVILNEFKENKIMETSPIRKAVDSLETELQRAKALVASPLYSSSPNKRIEEITENLGRSIGLVLFASHDVSLTGKEKLETLRREMMSVAQFSAASSDSKSDFLDDVETEENEEDDEEEENVVGEIVEEEKVVSCSTVEDIVLYLKCGDDEQLKLALFALDTLIKDHKATNEWIDSEGIVPILFNRLTSAKPLNRLSIIQNLRSLVAQNDGIKSKMTEVEYLSALVKSLTREEEEQKEAVSLLSSLSDVSDVRRRIGRIQGCIVMLVAIFNGEDQTASQDAGRLLAALSSNTQNALHMAEAGYFKPLIKYLTEGSDMSKILMATAISRMELRDQTMASIGEDGAIPPLVKMFKEGKLESKLSSLSALQNLSTLKENTRRLINSGIVPSLLQLMFSVTSVLMTLREPASAILARIAKSDSMLVNHGIALQMFSLLNLSSPIIQHHLLEALNSIASHSTASKVRRKMKENGSIQLLLPFLDQTNPKTRTGAFNLIYTLSKELSDELTEQLGETHLIIIVNILSSSTSESEKATAAGILSNLPVNDKKATEILKKANLLPVLVSICSKQTTLSSHLFENIAGILIRFTITSDVKLQLYSAENKVIPVLIKLLSEGSIVSKSRAAISLAQLSRNSLNLRRAKMSRWLCVPPSVESFCEVHNGYCFVKSSFCLVKAGGVPLLIQVLKGNEREGDENVLDALSNLLQEEIWENGCGFIEKLGGIEAVIKVMELGSLKTKEKAVWILERVFRVEEYRVKYGESAQVVLIDVAQNGDLQLKPIVAKLLAQLELLQVQSSYF